A single Syngnathus acus chromosome 8, fSynAcu1.2, whole genome shotgun sequence DNA region contains:
- the LOC119126127 gene encoding cytohesin-3-like isoform X4 codes for MDENNQVPEDLSSEERDELRNIRRRKKELLDDIERLKFEIAEVMTEIEQLTCVGESKSTQRNKQMAMGRKKFNMDPKKGIRFLLENDLLHNTPGDIAQFLYKGEGLNKTVIGDYLGERDDFNIKVLQVFVELHEFADLNLVQALRQFLWSFRLPGEAQKIDRMMEAFASRYCQCNPGVFQSTDTCYVLSFAIIMLNTSLHNPNVRDKPPAERFISMNRGINEGGDLPEELLRNLYESIKSEPFKIPEDDGNDLTHTFFNPDREGWLLKLGGRVKTWKRRWFILTDNCLYYFEYTTDKEPRGIIPLENLSIREVEEPRKPNCFELYNPSHKGQVIKACKTEADGRVVEGNHVVYRISAPTPEEKEEWIKSIKASISRDPFYDMLATRKRRVASKK; via the exons ATGGACGAGAACAATCAAG TACCCGAAGACCTGTCGTCGGAGGAGCGTGATGAGCTGCGTAACATCCGTCGCAGGAAGAAGGAGCTGCTGGATGATATTGAA cggCTGAAGTTTGAGATAGCAGAAGTCATGACGGAAATCGAGCAATTAACCTGCGTGGGGGAAAG CAAAAGCACACAACGAAACAAACAGATGGCCATGGGGCGGAAGAAGTTCAACATGGACCCCAAAAAG GGCATCCGCTTCCTTCTGGAAAACGACCTCCTCCACAACACGCCTGGGGACATCGCGCAATTTCTCTACAAAGGGGAGGGGCTTAACAAGACGGTGATTGGGGACTACTTAGGGGAACG CGATGACTTCAACATCAAGGTGCTCCAGGTTTTTGTGGAGCTTCATGAGTTTGCGGACCTCAACCTCGTTCAAGCCTTAAG GCAGTTCCTGTGGAGCTTCAGACTTCCTGGCGAAGCGCAGAAGATTGATCGAATGATGGAGGCCTTTGCCTCTCGCTACTGTCAGTGCAATCCTGGCGTCTTCCAGTCCACAG ACACCTGCTACGTGCTTTCATTTGCCATCATCATGCTGAACACCAGCTTGCACAACCCTAACGTCCGAGACAAGCCGCCCGCCGAGCGCTTCATCTCCATGAACCGGGGCATCAACGAGGGCGGGGACCTGCCAGAGGAGCTGCTCAGG AATTTGTACGAGAGCATCAAGAGCGAACCGTTCAAGATCCCAGAGGACGACGGCAACGACCTGACGCACACGTTCTTCAACCCAGACAGGGAGGGCTGGCTGCTCAAATTAG GAGGCCGAGTGAAAACCTGGAAGAGGAGGTGGTTCATCCTGACGGACAACTGCCTCTACTACTTTGAATACACAACT GACAAGGAGCCCCGAGGGATTATTCCCCTGGAGAACCTCAGTATCAGGGAAGTGGAGGAGCCCAGGAAGCCG AACTGCTTCGAGCTGTACAACCCGAGCCACAAGGGTCAGGTGATCAAAGCCTGCAAGACGGAGGCGGACGGCCGCGTGGTGGAAGGCAACCACGTGGTCTACCGAATATCTGCGCCCACGCccgaggagaaggaggagtgGATCAAATCCATCAA GGCCAGTATCAGCAGGGACCCCTTCTACGACATGCTGGCCACCAGGAAAAGACGCGTCGCTAGCAAGAAGTGA
- the LOC119126127 gene encoding cytohesin-3-like isoform X1 yields MDENNQVPEDLSSEERDELRNIRRRKKELLDDIERLKFEIAEVMTEIEQLTCVGESKSTQRNKQMAMGRKKFNMDPKKGIRFLLENDLLHNTPGDIAQFLYKGEGLNKTVIGDYLGERDDFNIKVLQVFVELHEFADLNLVQALRQFLWSFRLPGEAQKIDRMMEAFASRYCQCNPGVFQSTDTCYVLSFAIIMLNTSLHNPNVRDKPPAERFISMNRGINEGGDLPEELLRNLYESIKSEPFKIPEDDGNDLTHTFFNPDREGWLLKLGRWRRFIHPCRASFARGRVKTWKRRWFILTDNCLYYFEYTTDKEPRGIIPLENLSIREVEEPRKPNCFELYNPSHKGQVIKACKTEADGRVVEGNHVVYRISAPTPEEKEEWIKSIKAPKQHLRWRVSRRRASLPPTNREETMETKLGHHPNSPPPI; encoded by the exons ATGGACGAGAACAATCAAG TACCCGAAGACCTGTCGTCGGAGGAGCGTGATGAGCTGCGTAACATCCGTCGCAGGAAGAAGGAGCTGCTGGATGATATTGAA cggCTGAAGTTTGAGATAGCAGAAGTCATGACGGAAATCGAGCAATTAACCTGCGTGGGGGAAAG CAAAAGCACACAACGAAACAAACAGATGGCCATGGGGCGGAAGAAGTTCAACATGGACCCCAAAAAG GGCATCCGCTTCCTTCTGGAAAACGACCTCCTCCACAACACGCCTGGGGACATCGCGCAATTTCTCTACAAAGGGGAGGGGCTTAACAAGACGGTGATTGGGGACTACTTAGGGGAACG CGATGACTTCAACATCAAGGTGCTCCAGGTTTTTGTGGAGCTTCATGAGTTTGCGGACCTCAACCTCGTTCAAGCCTTAAG GCAGTTCCTGTGGAGCTTCAGACTTCCTGGCGAAGCGCAGAAGATTGATCGAATGATGGAGGCCTTTGCCTCTCGCTACTGTCAGTGCAATCCTGGCGTCTTCCAGTCCACAG ACACCTGCTACGTGCTTTCATTTGCCATCATCATGCTGAACACCAGCTTGCACAACCCTAACGTCCGAGACAAGCCGCCCGCCGAGCGCTTCATCTCCATGAACCGGGGCATCAACGAGGGCGGGGACCTGCCAGAGGAGCTGCTCAGG AATTTGTACGAGAGCATCAAGAGCGAACCGTTCAAGATCCCAGAGGACGACGGCAACGACCTGACGCACACGTTCTTCAACCCAGACAGGGAGGGCTGGCTGCTCAAATTAGGTCGGTGGCGGCGTTTCATTCACCCCTGCCGAGCTTCCTTCGCAC GAGGCCGAGTGAAAACCTGGAAGAGGAGGTGGTTCATCCTGACGGACAACTGCCTCTACTACTTTGAATACACAACT GACAAGGAGCCCCGAGGGATTATTCCCCTGGAGAACCTCAGTATCAGGGAAGTGGAGGAGCCCAGGAAGCCG AACTGCTTCGAGCTGTACAACCCGAGCCACAAGGGTCAGGTGATCAAAGCCTGCAAGACGGAGGCGGACGGCCGCGTGGTGGAAGGCAACCACGTGGTCTACCGAATATCTGCGCCCACGCccgaggagaaggaggagtgGATCAAATCCATCAA GGCGCCAAAACAGCACCTGCGATGGCGTGTCAGTCGGAGGAGAGCGTCACTTCCACCCACAAACCGGGAGGAAACCATGGAAACCAAACTAGGTCACCACCcaaactcccccccccccatctaa
- the LOC119126127 gene encoding cytohesin-3-like isoform X2, translating to MDENNQVPEDLSSEERDELRNIRRRKKELLDDIERLKFEIAEVMTEIEQLTCVGESKSTQRNKQMAMGRKKFNMDPKKGIRFLLENDLLHNTPGDIAQFLYKGEGLNKTVIGDYLGERDDFNIKVLQVFVELHEFADLNLVQALRQFLWSFRLPGEAQKIDRMMEAFASRYCQCNPGVFQSTDTCYVLSFAIIMLNTSLHNPNVRDKPPAERFISMNRGINEGGDLPEELLRNLYESIKSEPFKIPEDDGNDLTHTFFNPDREGWLLKLGGRVKTWKRRWFILTDNCLYYFEYTTDKEPRGIIPLENLSIREVEEPRKPNCFELYNPSHKGQVIKACKTEADGRVVEGNHVVYRISAPTPEEKEEWIKSIKAPKQHLRWRVSRRRASLPPTNREETMETKLGHHPNSPPPI from the exons ATGGACGAGAACAATCAAG TACCCGAAGACCTGTCGTCGGAGGAGCGTGATGAGCTGCGTAACATCCGTCGCAGGAAGAAGGAGCTGCTGGATGATATTGAA cggCTGAAGTTTGAGATAGCAGAAGTCATGACGGAAATCGAGCAATTAACCTGCGTGGGGGAAAG CAAAAGCACACAACGAAACAAACAGATGGCCATGGGGCGGAAGAAGTTCAACATGGACCCCAAAAAG GGCATCCGCTTCCTTCTGGAAAACGACCTCCTCCACAACACGCCTGGGGACATCGCGCAATTTCTCTACAAAGGGGAGGGGCTTAACAAGACGGTGATTGGGGACTACTTAGGGGAACG CGATGACTTCAACATCAAGGTGCTCCAGGTTTTTGTGGAGCTTCATGAGTTTGCGGACCTCAACCTCGTTCAAGCCTTAAG GCAGTTCCTGTGGAGCTTCAGACTTCCTGGCGAAGCGCAGAAGATTGATCGAATGATGGAGGCCTTTGCCTCTCGCTACTGTCAGTGCAATCCTGGCGTCTTCCAGTCCACAG ACACCTGCTACGTGCTTTCATTTGCCATCATCATGCTGAACACCAGCTTGCACAACCCTAACGTCCGAGACAAGCCGCCCGCCGAGCGCTTCATCTCCATGAACCGGGGCATCAACGAGGGCGGGGACCTGCCAGAGGAGCTGCTCAGG AATTTGTACGAGAGCATCAAGAGCGAACCGTTCAAGATCCCAGAGGACGACGGCAACGACCTGACGCACACGTTCTTCAACCCAGACAGGGAGGGCTGGCTGCTCAAATTAG GAGGCCGAGTGAAAACCTGGAAGAGGAGGTGGTTCATCCTGACGGACAACTGCCTCTACTACTTTGAATACACAACT GACAAGGAGCCCCGAGGGATTATTCCCCTGGAGAACCTCAGTATCAGGGAAGTGGAGGAGCCCAGGAAGCCG AACTGCTTCGAGCTGTACAACCCGAGCCACAAGGGTCAGGTGATCAAAGCCTGCAAGACGGAGGCGGACGGCCGCGTGGTGGAAGGCAACCACGTGGTCTACCGAATATCTGCGCCCACGCccgaggagaaggaggagtgGATCAAATCCATCAA GGCGCCAAAACAGCACCTGCGATGGCGTGTCAGTCGGAGGAGAGCGTCACTTCCACCCACAAACCGGGAGGAAACCATGGAAACCAAACTAGGTCACCACCcaaactcccccccccccatctaa
- the LOC119126127 gene encoding cytohesin-3-like isoform X3 — MDENNQVPEDLSSEERDELRNIRRRKKELLDDIERLKFEIAEVMTEIEQLTCVGESKSTQRNKQMAMGRKKFNMDPKKGIRFLLENDLLHNTPGDIAQFLYKGEGLNKTVIGDYLGERDDFNIKVLQVFVELHEFADLNLVQALRQFLWSFRLPGEAQKIDRMMEAFASRYCQCNPGVFQSTDTCYVLSFAIIMLNTSLHNPNVRDKPPAERFISMNRGINEGGDLPEELLRNLYESIKSEPFKIPEDDGNDLTHTFFNPDREGWLLKLGRWRRFIHPCRASFARGRVKTWKRRWFILTDNCLYYFEYTTDKEPRGIIPLENLSIREVEEPRKPNCFELYNPSHKGQVIKACKTEADGRVVEGNHVVYRISAPTPEEKEEWIKSIKASISRDPFYDMLATRKRRVASKK, encoded by the exons ATGGACGAGAACAATCAAG TACCCGAAGACCTGTCGTCGGAGGAGCGTGATGAGCTGCGTAACATCCGTCGCAGGAAGAAGGAGCTGCTGGATGATATTGAA cggCTGAAGTTTGAGATAGCAGAAGTCATGACGGAAATCGAGCAATTAACCTGCGTGGGGGAAAG CAAAAGCACACAACGAAACAAACAGATGGCCATGGGGCGGAAGAAGTTCAACATGGACCCCAAAAAG GGCATCCGCTTCCTTCTGGAAAACGACCTCCTCCACAACACGCCTGGGGACATCGCGCAATTTCTCTACAAAGGGGAGGGGCTTAACAAGACGGTGATTGGGGACTACTTAGGGGAACG CGATGACTTCAACATCAAGGTGCTCCAGGTTTTTGTGGAGCTTCATGAGTTTGCGGACCTCAACCTCGTTCAAGCCTTAAG GCAGTTCCTGTGGAGCTTCAGACTTCCTGGCGAAGCGCAGAAGATTGATCGAATGATGGAGGCCTTTGCCTCTCGCTACTGTCAGTGCAATCCTGGCGTCTTCCAGTCCACAG ACACCTGCTACGTGCTTTCATTTGCCATCATCATGCTGAACACCAGCTTGCACAACCCTAACGTCCGAGACAAGCCGCCCGCCGAGCGCTTCATCTCCATGAACCGGGGCATCAACGAGGGCGGGGACCTGCCAGAGGAGCTGCTCAGG AATTTGTACGAGAGCATCAAGAGCGAACCGTTCAAGATCCCAGAGGACGACGGCAACGACCTGACGCACACGTTCTTCAACCCAGACAGGGAGGGCTGGCTGCTCAAATTAGGTCGGTGGCGGCGTTTCATTCACCCCTGCCGAGCTTCCTTCGCAC GAGGCCGAGTGAAAACCTGGAAGAGGAGGTGGTTCATCCTGACGGACAACTGCCTCTACTACTTTGAATACACAACT GACAAGGAGCCCCGAGGGATTATTCCCCTGGAGAACCTCAGTATCAGGGAAGTGGAGGAGCCCAGGAAGCCG AACTGCTTCGAGCTGTACAACCCGAGCCACAAGGGTCAGGTGATCAAAGCCTGCAAGACGGAGGCGGACGGCCGCGTGGTGGAAGGCAACCACGTGGTCTACCGAATATCTGCGCCCACGCccgaggagaaggaggagtgGATCAAATCCATCAA GGCCAGTATCAGCAGGGACCCCTTCTACGACATGCTGGCCACCAGGAAAAGACGCGTCGCTAGCAAGAAGTGA
- the LOC119126127 gene encoding cytohesin-3-like isoform X5: protein MDENNQVPEDLSSEERDELRNIRRRKKELLDDIERLKFEIAEVMTEIEQLTCVGESKSTQRNKQMAMGRKKFNMDPKKGIRFLLENDLLHNTPGDIAQFLYKGEGLNKTVIGDYLGERDDFNIKVLQVFVELHEFADLNLVQALRQFLWSFRLPGEAQKIDRMMEAFASRYCQCNPGVFQSTDTCYVLSFAIIMLNTSLHNPNVRDKPPAERFISMNRGINEGGDLPEELLRNLYESIKSEPFKIPEDDGNDLTHTFFNPDREGWLLKLGRWRRFIHPCRASFARGRVKTWKRRWFILTDNCLYYFEYTTDKEPRGIIPLENLSIREVEEPRKPNCFELYNPSHKGQVIKACKTEADGRVVEGNHVVYRISAPTPEEKEEWIKSIK, encoded by the exons ATGGACGAGAACAATCAAG TACCCGAAGACCTGTCGTCGGAGGAGCGTGATGAGCTGCGTAACATCCGTCGCAGGAAGAAGGAGCTGCTGGATGATATTGAA cggCTGAAGTTTGAGATAGCAGAAGTCATGACGGAAATCGAGCAATTAACCTGCGTGGGGGAAAG CAAAAGCACACAACGAAACAAACAGATGGCCATGGGGCGGAAGAAGTTCAACATGGACCCCAAAAAG GGCATCCGCTTCCTTCTGGAAAACGACCTCCTCCACAACACGCCTGGGGACATCGCGCAATTTCTCTACAAAGGGGAGGGGCTTAACAAGACGGTGATTGGGGACTACTTAGGGGAACG CGATGACTTCAACATCAAGGTGCTCCAGGTTTTTGTGGAGCTTCATGAGTTTGCGGACCTCAACCTCGTTCAAGCCTTAAG GCAGTTCCTGTGGAGCTTCAGACTTCCTGGCGAAGCGCAGAAGATTGATCGAATGATGGAGGCCTTTGCCTCTCGCTACTGTCAGTGCAATCCTGGCGTCTTCCAGTCCACAG ACACCTGCTACGTGCTTTCATTTGCCATCATCATGCTGAACACCAGCTTGCACAACCCTAACGTCCGAGACAAGCCGCCCGCCGAGCGCTTCATCTCCATGAACCGGGGCATCAACGAGGGCGGGGACCTGCCAGAGGAGCTGCTCAGG AATTTGTACGAGAGCATCAAGAGCGAACCGTTCAAGATCCCAGAGGACGACGGCAACGACCTGACGCACACGTTCTTCAACCCAGACAGGGAGGGCTGGCTGCTCAAATTAGGTCGGTGGCGGCGTTTCATTCACCCCTGCCGAGCTTCCTTCGCAC GAGGCCGAGTGAAAACCTGGAAGAGGAGGTGGTTCATCCTGACGGACAACTGCCTCTACTACTTTGAATACACAACT GACAAGGAGCCCCGAGGGATTATTCCCCTGGAGAACCTCAGTATCAGGGAAGTGGAGGAGCCCAGGAAGCCG AACTGCTTCGAGCTGTACAACCCGAGCCACAAGGGTCAGGTGATCAAAGCCTGCAAGACGGAGGCGGACGGCCGCGTGGTGGAAGGCAACCACGTGGTCTACCGAATATCTGCGCCCACGCccgaggagaaggaggagtgGATCAAATCCATCAAGTAA
- the LOC119126127 gene encoding cytohesin-3-like isoform X6, with translation MAMGRKKFNMDPKKGIRFLLENDLLHNTPGDIAQFLYKGEGLNKTVIGDYLGERDDFNIKVLQVFVELHEFADLNLVQALRQFLWSFRLPGEAQKIDRMMEAFASRYCQCNPGVFQSTDTCYVLSFAIIMLNTSLHNPNVRDKPPAERFISMNRGINEGGDLPEELLRNLYESIKSEPFKIPEDDGNDLTHTFFNPDREGWLLKLGRWRRFIHPCRASFARGRVKTWKRRWFILTDNCLYYFEYTTDKEPRGIIPLENLSIREVEEPRKPNCFELYNPSHKGQVIKACKTEADGRVVEGNHVVYRISAPTPEEKEEWIKSIKAPKQHLRWRVSRRRASLPPTNREETMETKLGHHPNSPPPI, from the exons ATGGCCATGGGGCGGAAGAAGTTCAACATGGACCCCAAAAAG GGCATCCGCTTCCTTCTGGAAAACGACCTCCTCCACAACACGCCTGGGGACATCGCGCAATTTCTCTACAAAGGGGAGGGGCTTAACAAGACGGTGATTGGGGACTACTTAGGGGAACG CGATGACTTCAACATCAAGGTGCTCCAGGTTTTTGTGGAGCTTCATGAGTTTGCGGACCTCAACCTCGTTCAAGCCTTAAG GCAGTTCCTGTGGAGCTTCAGACTTCCTGGCGAAGCGCAGAAGATTGATCGAATGATGGAGGCCTTTGCCTCTCGCTACTGTCAGTGCAATCCTGGCGTCTTCCAGTCCACAG ACACCTGCTACGTGCTTTCATTTGCCATCATCATGCTGAACACCAGCTTGCACAACCCTAACGTCCGAGACAAGCCGCCCGCCGAGCGCTTCATCTCCATGAACCGGGGCATCAACGAGGGCGGGGACCTGCCAGAGGAGCTGCTCAGG AATTTGTACGAGAGCATCAAGAGCGAACCGTTCAAGATCCCAGAGGACGACGGCAACGACCTGACGCACACGTTCTTCAACCCAGACAGGGAGGGCTGGCTGCTCAAATTAGGTCGGTGGCGGCGTTTCATTCACCCCTGCCGAGCTTCCTTCGCAC GAGGCCGAGTGAAAACCTGGAAGAGGAGGTGGTTCATCCTGACGGACAACTGCCTCTACTACTTTGAATACACAACT GACAAGGAGCCCCGAGGGATTATTCCCCTGGAGAACCTCAGTATCAGGGAAGTGGAGGAGCCCAGGAAGCCG AACTGCTTCGAGCTGTACAACCCGAGCCACAAGGGTCAGGTGATCAAAGCCTGCAAGACGGAGGCGGACGGCCGCGTGGTGGAAGGCAACCACGTGGTCTACCGAATATCTGCGCCCACGCccgaggagaaggaggagtgGATCAAATCCATCAA GGCGCCAAAACAGCACCTGCGATGGCGTGTCAGTCGGAGGAGAGCGTCACTTCCACCCACAAACCGGGAGGAAACCATGGAAACCAAACTAGGTCACCACCcaaactcccccccccccatctaa